AGAGCTACTGGCTCATGAAGAGCGAGCCCGACGTATTCGGCATCGACGACCTCGAAAGAGACGGGACCACCCACTGGGACGGCGTGCGGAACTTCAGGGCGAGAAACTACATGCG
The Vicinamibacteria bacterium genome window above contains:
- a CDS encoding EVE domain-containing protein — protein: MGSSKSYWLMKSEPDVFGIDDLERDGTTHWDGVRNFRARNYMR